CTGACCAAGACcataaaagttgaaatttctGTTCACACAAAACCCAAAAGAGTCTTCTCATCGGGTCAAACAAGCATTTTCAGTAGAAAGAAAGCCTATTCATATTCAACGCATAAATAAATCCCCGTTATAATAAAAATAGTAGTCAATCTTTCGAAGTCATTGCGATCACCATTAGTGGTCCAACCATTTATCTGAAATCGACACCTTTTATTAGTCCAACCATTTTCTGACTTCCATACCCAAGTCAACGTCAAGCGAGACAATTTTATTGGTCATCAGTCGCCGCCCAaatgccaaataaaataaattcgGCGCACTTTGGAGAGCCACAACCATTGATCGCTACTGCTCAAGAACTTCTTCAATTCGGAGAACACTTTTGTTGTGCttgaagaatgaagaaaaattaTACCAAACGTTTGGTGGTTGTACTATTATATTTTCCAGCTCAGCTGCCTCTGATACAGATGAATTTTGGCAGTCCCTTTCTGTGGGCTGTACAGTGGTGTCTCCATGCCTGTTCATGCACAGAAATAATGTGGCAAGAGAGACAAGACAAGACTCTTGTTTGTGAATTGTGAATCAAACACTTCGTGGGATGGATAGGATTTGATTTAGGCTGTAGGAAAAAAGTtctgttgcatctaattcatagCGTGACTACTTGTACTAGGAAGACTTTTATTATTAGTAAAGTATACACAATTCAATTGTGTCTTCATCGTCGGGCTTTTCATCGACACCACGCAATCTGATAAAATAATACTAGTACTGTTAACTAACGTATAGATAATGGAGAATTTCAAGCAGTATGTCTGTTTTGGTGCACATTGATTGGGCCGAAAACATCTGAGTTAGAATTGCTCCATTTCATTTAAAGGACCATGAGTTGAGTCGGGTTCCAATTAGCGTAATTTAATTTCTCCTTCAAAGGTGGTGCAATTTGTCAGAAGCGGCACAAATAATCTGCCTAACGGCCGCTCATTCAAAATAACCACGAAGTTTTGGACCTTCCAACCAGCAGGCAGTAAAAGGTGTTTTTGTAGCAGCAAGGGCAGCGGTTAATGAAAGGGCACACGTAATTCTGGATTATCAACTGCGTTTCACCACCAAAAACTAACCTCTCCTCCATAAGCCTTGCATTCCTGATAATCATTCAAATTCTGGATCAATTCTCTTCAAAAAGCTTATTGCATTGCTCGCTATTTGTATCCGCACAAGTAATTACGGATGGAGGCAATTTGCTATTTCCACGTTACAGCAGAATACGACTTCCCACATCGACTTCTTTCGCTACATGACTAACAGACAGCCGATCGATCTGctttacatcaaattttagaaTCAGCTAAAACGGAAGCTTAAATTGGAAAACCATTCACATCTCTAAATGAGCACTAGCCAAGTTCAAAAGCGTACATAATTCTTAAGGTCTCAAAGGCCAAATATTATCCTATACCAAATTGGGCTGCATAACATGGATTTGATGATCTCCCTTGCATAATATACGAGCTTTGACGCTCTTAAGATTACAATCATATTCTGGAATGATCACCTCCTTACAGGTGGCACAACGCCCCTCCCAGGTGGAGCTCCACGACCAGCAGCCTGAGCCTGCATACACGGATGGGGCACAGTCAGGCAAACTTCACTCCACAAAACTTAATTTGTAACTATCTATTTCTCCAAGCTAATCATTTTACATACTCCGTAAAACTACATTCTCTTTGTTTTACAGTATTTGTTAAATCCCAGTTCTAGAGTGGCCATCCAGCATTgccttttcttgaaaaaagagATCATAATGCATTTCAGAGCTTACAGTACAGATATGGAGTGTCATTCCTAACTTTGGATTTAAATAAATGATCTTGGCGTATAAGATGCAAAAGTCACGAAATAGATCTTACCCTGGCTCTCATGGCAACAGCACGTCCCCGTCCAACGCCGAGTGCTGAACCCTTGCCCTTCAAAAGATAATATAAAAAGTGTAAGCAAAGCTGTGATGGTCACAAATACACTCTAATACACATGGGCAAACTGGGAAAGCACCTTGATTCTAGCTTCTAGACGTTTGAACATTGGAGCATTCTTAAGCATATCTGGAATCACCATAAACCtgataaaaatttgttttacCCGTAATCAGAAAGCAGTTGAGAGAATCAAAAAACATTTTATATTACAGTTTCTGTACCTGACTTTGCTTCCTCGAATGAAAACATGCTCAAGTTGTGATACCTTACCATCCTGTAAAGATACAGACCAAAATTAGTCTTCCACAAGACTAATAAAAGCCAAAAGGGCACAACATAACATCTTAATCCAATGAAACTCTCTCTAATAGGCAGTCAAAAACAACTGAAGTCTTGAAGCTAATTTGCTTCAGTTCAGAGGTTTAAAAAAGAAGATATCAGGATTGAGATGTAAATTATATCAGTGCTTCAAAGATCCA
This sequence is a window from Coffea eugenioides isolate CCC68of chromosome 7, Ceug_1.0, whole genome shotgun sequence. Protein-coding genes within it:
- the LOC113777635 gene encoding small nuclear ribonucleoprotein SmD3b-like, which produces MSRSLGIPVKLLHEATGHIVTVELKSGELYRGSMVECEDNWNCQLENITFTAKDGKVSQLEHVFIRGSKVRFMVIPDMLKNAPMFKRLEARIKGKGSALGVGRGRAVAMRARAQAAGRGAPPGRGVVPPVRR